One part of the Hydrogenobacter sp. T-2 genome encodes these proteins:
- a CDS encoding YkvA family protein encodes MEAKLTKYYRDIDIRELGRLFEEKLRRVSPTMEYVRNLILDAKMLYRILSDEEFDLRQEAKRDFVSALLYFIEEKDSIPDRIPLIGYRDDYKLIKYVKEKHREEINRYFSQVKHFIANYF; translated from the coding sequence ATGGAGGCAAAACTGACAAAATACTACAGGGATATAGACATAAGGGAACTGGGTAGGCTCTTTGAGGAAAAGCTCAGAAGGGTCTCTCCCACTATGGAGTATGTGAGAAACCTTATACTTGATGCCAAAATGCTCTATAGGATACTCTCTGACGAGGAGTTTGACCTAAGGCAAGAAGCCAAAAGGGACTTTGTGTCCGCACTTTTATACTTTATAGAAGAGAAGGACTCCATACCTGACCGCATACCCTTGATAGGCTACCGGGATGACTACAAGCTCATAAAATACGTCAAAGAAAAGCACAGGGAAGAGATAAACCGCTACTTTTCACAGGTTAAGCACTTTATAGCCAACTACTTCTAA
- a CDS encoding ABC transporter permease, protein MVGFLLYRLLQAFITLLGVTFLSFLIIKLAPGDYLDQLKLNPQISPETIEALKRQYGLDQNLLLQYVKWLTSALRFDLGYSFQYHAPVSQLIGERVWNTLLLTATSTVLSWLIAVPLGMWAGLKEGTWIDRLIRAYSYAFMSFPSFFLAFVILVLVSKTGYLPVGGPYSPDFHKLSLWGKIVDVLSHLFVPVLTLTLVSSAGLIRLMRSSVIEIKNSPMVVMLRAKGVSDWVIIKHILRNAMNPFTTLIGYEIAGLLSGAALIEIIVGWPGLGTLMLDAVLSQDLFLVMGGLYIGTIMLLIGNLIADILLAVVDPRVREREIIK, encoded by the coding sequence ATGGTGGGCTTTCTGCTCTATAGACTTCTTCAGGCTTTTATAACCCTGCTGGGTGTTACCTTTTTGTCCTTTCTTATCATAAAACTTGCACCGGGGGACTACCTTGACCAGCTAAAGCTAAACCCTCAAATATCTCCAGAAACCATAGAAGCCCTAAAGAGGCAATACGGTCTTGACCAAAACCTCCTTCTGCAATACGTAAAGTGGCTTACCTCTGCCCTTAGGTTTGACCTTGGATATAGCTTTCAGTATCACGCTCCTGTATCTCAGCTCATAGGCGAAAGGGTCTGGAATACCCTATTGCTTACCGCTACCTCTACAGTCTTGTCTTGGCTTATAGCGGTTCCTCTTGGTATGTGGGCGGGGCTAAAGGAAGGCACTTGGATAGACAGGCTCATAAGGGCATACAGCTACGCTTTTATGTCTTTTCCTTCCTTTTTCCTCGCCTTTGTTATCCTTGTTTTGGTTTCAAAGACGGGCTACCTGCCAGTGGGTGGTCCCTATAGTCCAGACTTTCATAAGCTAAGCCTTTGGGGTAAAATAGTGGATGTGCTTTCTCATCTTTTTGTGCCTGTCCTTACCTTGACCCTTGTGTCCTCCGCGGGTCTTATAAGGCTTATGAGAAGCAGTGTTATAGAGATAAAGAACAGTCCTATGGTGGTAATGCTTAGGGCAAAGGGTGTGTCCGATTGGGTTATCATTAAACATATACTCAGAAATGCCATGAACCCTTTTACTACCCTTATTGGCTATGAGATAGCGGGTCTCCTGTCGGGTGCAGCTCTTATTGAGATAATAGTGGGTTGGCCTGGGCTTGGCACTCTTATGTTGGATGCGGTGCTCTCTCAAGACCTCTTTCTTGTTATGGGAGGGCTATACATCGGCACTATAATGCTACTTATAGGAAACCTTATTGCGGATATCCTTCTTGCTGTGGTAGACCCGAGGGTAAGGGAGAGGGAGATAATAAAATGA
- a CDS encoding DJ-1 family glyoxalase III: MPKVAIILAEGFEEVEAVAPIDVLRRAGVEVVIAGLYPEPVASARGVKIVPETTVDQLKAEELDLVILPGGAGGVERLKQDPRVEGLIKAMQEKKKLIGAICAAPTALAKFGLLEGKRATVYPTLVEDIKPAQYVDSPVVEDENVITSQGPGTALEFGLRLAERLVGREQAKEVARRMLVQYE; this comes from the coding sequence ATGCCAAAGGTAGCTATAATTCTTGCGGAGGGCTTTGAAGAGGTGGAGGCGGTTGCACCCATTGACGTGCTAAGGCGTGCAGGCGTGGAGGTTGTGATTGCAGGGCTCTATCCTGAACCTGTCGCCAGTGCAAGGGGTGTAAAGATAGTGCCAGAGACTACCGTTGACCAGCTTAAGGCGGAAGAGCTTGACCTTGTCATATTGCCCGGTGGTGCAGGTGGTGTGGAAAGGCTAAAGCAAGACCCAAGGGTAGAAGGGCTCATAAAGGCTATGCAGGAAAAGAAAAAGCTCATAGGTGCCATTTGTGCAGCACCCACAGCCTTGGCAAAGTTTGGTCTTCTTGAAGGCAAGAGAGCAACCGTGTATCCCACCCTTGTGGAAGATATCAAGCCTGCTCAGTATGTGGACAGCCCAGTGGTAGAGGACGAAAATGTTATAACCAGCCAAGGACCAGGCACAGCCCTTGAGTTTGGTCTAAGGCTTGCAGAAAGGCTCGTAGGAAGGGAACAGGCTAAGGAAGTGGCAAGGAGGATGTTGGTTCAATACGAATGA
- a CDS encoding class I SAM-dependent rRNA methyltransferase has translation MIQVRVKPGVEERISGFFPWVYKPEIIGYSKPPQKGDLVVVRDFGGKFLGYGYINPSASISIRILSFDKEEPINQELIRKRLEQALEYRKRLKINSNAYRLVHSEGDLLPGLVVDIYGEYVVVEFTTYGMNRLRDWVIPALIDLLKPRGIYEKTDEYVASAEGFREKGGVIYGEVPEEVIIWEYDLEFIVNIPQGQKTGFFLDQRWARRLIRSFVRPGDECLDVFCHTGGFALSMKKAGAGRVIAIDISELALETAKKNAGLNQIEGIEWINANAFDLLRQFHKEGRKFDLVVIDPPSFAKNRASVPNALRGYKELLVRGLHLTKPGGYLAIYSCSFHITREHLLEVLASAGKDTRRQVRIVAESFQDLDHPWVLQMPNTLYLKGIYAEVL, from the coding sequence ATGATACAGGTTCGGGTAAAGCCCGGCGTTGAAGAGAGGATAAGTGGCTTTTTTCCTTGGGTTTACAAACCAGAAATTATAGGATACTCTAAGCCACCTCAGAAGGGAGACCTTGTGGTAGTAAGGGACTTTGGGGGTAAGTTCCTTGGCTACGGTTATATAAACCCTTCCGCCAGCATAAGCATAAGGATACTTTCCTTTGACAAGGAAGAGCCCATCAATCAAGAGCTCATAAGAAAGAGATTAGAGCAAGCCCTTGAGTATAGAAAAAGGCTAAAAATAAACAGCAACGCCTATAGGCTTGTTCACTCAGAAGGAGACCTTCTACCTGGGCTTGTGGTGGACATATATGGCGAATATGTGGTGGTGGAGTTTACCACCTACGGTATGAATAGACTAAGGGACTGGGTAATTCCTGCACTCATTGACCTTTTGAAACCAAGAGGCATCTATGAAAAAACCGACGAGTATGTAGCCTCTGCGGAGGGTTTTAGAGAAAAGGGTGGGGTCATATACGGAGAAGTGCCAGAGGAGGTCATAATCTGGGAGTATGACCTTGAGTTTATCGTTAACATACCACAGGGGCAGAAAACTGGCTTTTTCCTTGACCAAAGGTGGGCAAGAAGGCTCATAAGGAGCTTTGTCCGTCCGGGGGATGAATGCCTTGACGTTTTCTGCCACACAGGAGGCTTTGCCCTTAGTATGAAAAAGGCGGGTGCGGGAAGGGTTATAGCCATAGACATCTCTGAGCTTGCCCTTGAGACCGCAAAGAAAAACGCAGGGCTAAACCAGATTGAAGGCATAGAGTGGATAAACGCCAACGCCTTTGACCTGCTTAGGCAGTTTCATAAGGAAGGAAGAAAATTTGACCTTGTGGTAATAGACCCACCTTCCTTTGCAAAGAATAGAGCGTCCGTTCCAAACGCCCTGCGAGGTTATAAGGAGCTTTTAGTGAGAGGCTTGCACCTTACAAAACCCGGTGGCTACTTAGCCATATACTCCTGTTCCTTTCATATAACAAGGGAGCATCTTTTAGAAGTGCTCGCATCCGCAGGCAAAGATACAAGAAGGCAGGTTCGTATTGTGGCGGAGAGCTTTCAAGACCTTGACCATCCATGGGTCTTGCAGATGCCTAATACCCTATATCTAAAGGGAATATATGCGGAGGTGTTATGA
- the uppP gene encoding undecaprenyl-diphosphatase UppP: MEISQAFILGVVEGLTEFLPVSSTGHLILTAHLLGIPHNTFTKSFEISIQLGSILAVVFLYWRRFLTDLELWKRIGVAFLPTGILGFSFYKFIKGYLIGNDVVVVIALVLGGVFLLFADRVCERFCYLGDARELSYKRAFAIGLFQSLAMVPGVSRSASTIIGGMLMGLNRKASAEFSFLLAVPTMLIATGYDLFKSHGEFQSQDWQVLSVGFITAFVFALISVKALLAFLSKHSFLPFGIYRIVIGLAYAYFFLL, from the coding sequence ATGGAGATAAGTCAAGCCTTTATATTGGGGGTGGTGGAGGGACTTACGGAGTTCCTGCCCGTCTCCTCCACAGGACATCTTATCCTCACCGCCCATCTTCTTGGCATACCTCACAACACTTTTACCAAGAGCTTTGAGATTTCCATACAGCTTGGCTCAATACTGGCGGTGGTTTTTCTCTATTGGAGGAGGTTTCTTACAGACCTTGAGCTTTGGAAGAGGATAGGTGTTGCCTTTCTGCCTACAGGAATTCTCGGCTTTAGCTTCTACAAGTTCATTAAGGGATACCTTATAGGCAACGATGTGGTAGTGGTTATAGCTTTAGTGCTTGGTGGTGTTTTTCTCCTTTTTGCAGACAGGGTGTGCGAGCGTTTTTGTTATCTTGGAGATGCAAGAGAGCTCAGCTACAAAAGAGCCTTTGCCATAGGTCTCTTTCAGAGCCTTGCCATGGTGCCTGGGGTTTCAAGGTCTGCGTCCACCATAATAGGTGGTATGCTAATGGGTCTAAATAGGAAGGCGTCTGCGGAGTTTTCCTTCCTCCTTGCAGTTCCCACCATGCTTATTGCCACAGGCTATGACCTCTTTAAGTCTCATGGAGAGTTTCAAAGTCAAGATTGGCAGGTGCTTTCTGTAGGCTTTATAACCGCCTTTGTCTTTGCCCTAATAAGCGTAAAGGCACTGCTCGCCTTTCTTTCAAAACACTCCTTTCTTCCCTTTGGCATATATAGGATAGTCATAGGCTTGGCTTACGCCTACTTTTTTCTGCTATAA
- the tpiA gene encoding triose-phosphate isomerase, with translation MKLIAGNWKMNLTPSETREYLSKFLPLVEDISDREILLCPPFTSLCVAYELLRESKVKLGAQNCHYEQKGAYTGEISLNMLKDLGVSYVIIGHSERRWIFGESDELINKKLTACLQGNIRPVLCVGERLEEREAGLTFKVVETQIRLALSGIEHYTDSIDIAYEPVWAIGTGNPATPEDAQLVHAFIKDLLHQINPQHAGKTRVLYGGSVNPKNAGDFMKMKDVDGLLVGGASLDPESFAQIVKSF, from the coding sequence ATGAAGCTCATAGCAGGAAACTGGAAGATGAACCTCACACCCTCTGAAACAAGGGAATACCTCTCAAAGTTTCTCCCTCTTGTTGAGGACATCTCAGACAGAGAAATACTCCTTTGCCCACCCTTTACATCCCTATGCGTAGCCTATGAGCTCCTAAGGGAAAGCAAGGTCAAGCTCGGTGCTCAAAACTGCCATTATGAACAAAAGGGTGCATACACGGGGGAGATTTCTCTCAATATGCTAAAAGACCTTGGCGTTTCCTACGTGATAATAGGTCATTCAGAAAGAAGATGGATTTTTGGCGAGTCTGACGAGCTAATAAACAAAAAATTGACCGCTTGCCTTCAGGGGAACATAAGACCTGTGCTTTGTGTGGGTGAAAGGCTTGAAGAGAGAGAGGCAGGTTTAACCTTCAAGGTGGTAGAAACTCAAATAAGGCTTGCTCTTTCTGGAATAGAACACTACACGGACAGCATAGATATAGCCTATGAACCCGTCTGGGCTATAGGGACAGGAAACCCTGCCACACCAGAAGATGCCCAGCTTGTCCACGCCTTTATAAAAGACCTTCTCCACCAAATAAACCCACAGCACGCAGGAAAAACAAGGGTGCTATACGGTGGGAGCGTAAACCCAAAGAACGCAGGAGATTTCATGAAGATGAAGGATGTGGACGGCTTGCTCGTGGGTGGTGCCAGCTTAGACCCTGAATCCTTTGCTCAAATCGTAAAGTCCTTTTAA
- a CDS encoding LptF/LptG family permease, whose protein sequence is MLFRYLLVNHIKTFALLLVVLIGILYAYMIGEVFLVFKNRNPEVAISYSLNFLPTAFFYSGAFVNALALLVALRRLFQRKIDLLIQSFGISPLRFFSFAIFFSLFLSIFNLFGSYWLYPQSQKRLFSIEKEYKKAKEIEKGIVRNLWLTQEKNGEKEFYNFELVDLSTGKVHGFYLLKVKDGSITQVATAETGEWHGEFLNFPEASLKDLSTGEEKLQKLTFEFIDLSQIGPLAEKPEHLSMRELFVLSLLGKGIGINYRQYAYELSKRTLTSFLPLFMSLIVGWVYIRWRSLKLGLFALVVSFSAHWFSINLIRSTIENTNLSLPLILLLYAPIPILSLKGLYDLSKGFRV, encoded by the coding sequence ATGCTTTTTAGATACCTGTTAGTTAACCACATTAAAACCTTTGCCCTTTTACTTGTAGTTCTCATAGGAATACTATACGCCTATATGATAGGTGAGGTTTTCTTGGTTTTCAAGAATAGAAATCCTGAGGTTGCGATATCTTACTCTCTTAACTTCCTTCCCACTGCCTTTTTTTACTCTGGTGCTTTTGTGAACGCCCTTGCCTTGCTTGTAGCTCTCAGGAGACTCTTTCAGAGAAAGATAGACTTGCTTATTCAAAGCTTTGGCATCTCACCTTTGAGATTTTTCTCCTTTGCCATCTTTTTCTCTCTTTTCCTTTCAATTTTTAACCTTTTTGGTAGTTATTGGCTCTATCCACAAAGTCAAAAAAGGCTTTTTAGCATAGAAAAGGAATACAAAAAGGCTAAGGAGATAGAAAAGGGAATAGTGAGAAACTTGTGGCTTACGCAGGAAAAAAATGGAGAAAAAGAATTTTACAACTTTGAGCTTGTAGACTTATCCACTGGCAAGGTGCATGGCTTTTACCTTCTTAAGGTAAAGGATGGGTCTATAACACAAGTAGCAACCGCAGAGACTGGAGAGTGGCATGGCGAATTTTTGAACTTTCCCGAGGCGAGCCTTAAAGACCTCTCTACTGGCGAAGAAAAACTTCAAAAGCTAACCTTTGAATTTATTGACCTTTCTCAGATAGGTCCTCTTGCGGAAAAGCCAGAGCACCTCTCCATGAGGGAGCTTTTTGTGCTTAGCCTTCTTGGTAAAGGCATAGGCATAAACTACAGACAATACGCCTACGAGCTATCAAAGCGAACATTGACCTCTTTTCTTCCTCTCTTTATGAGCCTTATAGTGGGTTGGGTTTACATAAGATGGCGAAGTCTAAAACTTGGACTTTTTGCCCTTGTTGTTTCCTTCTCCGCCCATTGGTTTTCTATAAACCTTATTAGGTCTACCATAGAAAACACTAACCTGAGCCTGCCCCTGATACTTCTCCTCTACGCTCCCATACCTATTTTGAGTTTAAAAGGACTTTACGATTTGAGCAAAGGATTCAGGGTCTAA
- the gcvT gene encoding glycine cleavage system aminomethyltransferase GcvT, translating to MRTPLYSKHKELGARFVEFAGWEMPLEYKSIVEEVRAVRSSCGLFDVSHMGRLIISDGFETLQKLTSRDIGRLKEGRVQYNLLLNEQGGVRDDITLYRLSEREFFMCVNAGNKEKVKEWLLGWGLSVRDMSQEWMQFAIQGPWSQEVLSKHLPVGDIKYYHFKVFGDMLLSRTGYTGEDGFEVYAPVERVLELFMELSKECMPCGLGARDVLRIEAGMPLYGHELSEDITPFEANLHRYVSLEKDFVGKEALLNKKVEKVLFGLELLQRGVPREGYKVFYKDKEIGYVSSGTYSPTLQKGIALCFVHVDHRIDGLEVDLQVRDKRLPARLRSYPFLQKA from the coding sequence ATGAGAACACCTCTCTATTCAAAACACAAAGAACTCGGTGCAAGGTTTGTGGAGTTTGCAGGCTGGGAAATGCCTCTTGAATACAAGTCCATAGTGGAAGAGGTAAGGGCGGTAAGAAGCTCTTGCGGGCTTTTTGATGTGTCTCATATGGGAAGGCTAATTATCTCCGATGGCTTTGAGACACTACAAAAGCTAACTTCCAGAGACATCGGAAGGCTAAAAGAGGGTAGGGTGCAATACAACCTGCTTTTAAACGAGCAAGGTGGAGTAAGGGATGATATAACCCTCTATAGGCTTTCTGAAAGGGAGTTTTTTATGTGTGTAAATGCAGGAAACAAGGAAAAGGTCAAAGAGTGGCTTTTGGGCTGGGGGCTTTCTGTAAGAGACATGAGCCAAGAGTGGATGCAATTTGCCATTCAAGGACCATGGTCGCAAGAAGTCCTTAGCAAACACCTACCTGTGGGGGACATAAAATACTACCACTTTAAGGTCTTTGGAGATATGCTCCTTTCACGCACAGGATACACGGGCGAGGATGGATTTGAAGTCTATGCACCGGTGGAAAGGGTCTTAGAGCTTTTTATGGAGCTTTCCAAGGAATGTATGCCCTGCGGGCTTGGTGCAAGGGATGTTTTGAGGATAGAGGCAGGTATGCCACTGTATGGACACGAGCTTTCAGAAGATATAACACCCTTTGAAGCCAACCTTCACAGGTATGTGAGCCTTGAAAAGGACTTTGTAGGGAAAGAGGCACTTTTAAATAAGAAGGTAGAAAAGGTTCTTTTTGGACTTGAGCTTTTGCAAAGAGGCGTGCCAAGAGAGGGCTACAAGGTATTTTACAAAGACAAGGAGATAGGCTATGTAAGCAGTGGCACTTACTCTCCAACCCTGCAGAAGGGTATAGCACTTTGTTTTGTCCATGTAGACCACAGAATTGATGGACTTGAAGTGGACCTGCAAGTGAGAGATAAAAGGCTACCTGCAAGGCTTAGAAGTTATCCCTTCCTTCAGAAGGCATGA
- the mnmH gene encoding tRNA 2-selenouridine(34) synthase MnmH, producing MDISPEKIYQLEDKVLVDIRSPSEYQEFHIPGAINLPLFEDEEKRLIGLIYRRDGVDRAKHLGYEIAESKLEGLLKSFRDLKERYRHVVVYCWRGGLRSQELCKVLQSMGVEVLRIEGGYRAYREFILREMERILEGKSFIVLAGKTGVGKTRILRKLKEEGYTVVDLEGLAKDRGSAFGKMGIRERVSQKMFDTLLYESLLRAESDLIFTEDESRAIGNIHLPEAFWRKKEEGVYVEIEASLEKRVKNLLEEYTKFEDWQEEAKESLLRIRRYLGERNYSLALELLSKERVEEFAEFLIREYYDKTYKPHKHPSFRLTCDQIDICLKRLKDIYSCLLKEGITSKPCR from the coding sequence ATGGATATAAGCCCTGAGAAGATATACCAACTTGAGGATAAGGTTCTTGTAGACATAAGAAGCCCTTCAGAATACCAAGAGTTTCATATACCCGGTGCTATTAACTTGCCTTTGTTTGAGGATGAAGAAAAAAGACTTATAGGACTCATCTACAGGAGGGACGGAGTGGATAGGGCGAAACATCTGGGTTATGAAATAGCGGAATCAAAACTTGAGGGTCTTTTGAAAAGTTTCAGAGATTTGAAGGAAAGATATAGGCATGTGGTGGTCTACTGCTGGAGAGGTGGCTTGAGAAGTCAAGAGCTATGTAAAGTTCTTCAATCTATGGGGGTTGAGGTTCTAAGGATTGAAGGTGGCTACAGAGCTTACAGAGAGTTTATCCTTAGAGAAATGGAGAGAATCCTTGAAGGTAAGAGTTTTATAGTGCTTGCTGGTAAAACTGGCGTGGGAAAGACGCGTATACTAAGGAAGCTAAAGGAAGAAGGCTATACTGTGGTTGATCTTGAGGGTCTTGCAAAAGACAGAGGCTCCGCCTTTGGAAAGATGGGCATAAGGGAAAGAGTAAGCCAAAAGATGTTTGATACCCTCCTATATGAGAGCCTTTTAAGAGCAGAATCAGACCTTATCTTTACCGAAGATGAGAGTAGGGCAATAGGTAACATACATCTTCCAGAAGCCTTTTGGAGAAAGAAAGAGGAGGGAGTATATGTAGAAATTGAAGCATCGCTGGAGAAGAGGGTGAAAAATCTCCTTGAAGAGTATACTAAGTTTGAAGACTGGCAGGAGGAGGCAAAGGAGTCCTTGCTTAGGATAAGAAGGTATCTTGGAGAGAGGAATTACTCATTGGCTCTTGAACTGCTAAGCAAGGAACGCGTAGAGGAGTTTGCAGAGTTCCTTATAAGGGAATACTACGACAAAACTTACAAACCACACAAGCACCCTTCCTTTAGGCTCACCTGCGACCAAATAGATATATGTCTTAAAAGACTGAAGGATATATACTCATGCCTTCTGAAGGAAGGGATAACTTCTAAGCCTTGCAGGTAG
- a CDS encoding ArnT family glycosyltransferase, which yields MFLFFILLAFVSLLPNLHRYPFKNEESLRTQVAFEMWHSGNYLQPTFLGEPYFNKPPLFNWLIVLYSQIIPWSELTARAVSLSFLLLTTLLVGIFSHYLFRNLSLATLSSLVFLTFGNVLFFYGFLGEIDITFTFFVFLGLCLLYIWWSTGSEVVGFLAGVVFGLAFLLKGLPAYAFMGISVLTLALYSKSYAKVFKPDALLVYTPSLLIPLLWIIQTPEPIQYLANLWRESFSRVEGDFSRLRHMLFFPLVNFKDTLPWSFLFPLSLYVARKDLDFPLQLRALLLLFIANYIPYWVSNSAGRYIMPLYPLLAILFAYYVHKAFRVEAYKRLLFIVLSGIVILKFLHSFFFFPYAESRETSRKRIAERMVKLIDPKSPIACECPQEKSVCLYIGLLKGEPLQSLGKNKDAEYVVACGESKGFSVAEFKLKDKTIRLERLVK from the coding sequence ATGTTTTTATTTTTTATCCTTTTAGCCTTTGTTAGCCTCCTGCCAAACCTTCATAGGTATCCCTTCAAGAACGAAGAATCCCTACGCACTCAAGTAGCCTTTGAGATGTGGCATTCTGGAAACTACCTTCAGCCTACCTTTCTTGGCGAGCCATACTTTAACAAGCCTCCCCTCTTTAACTGGCTCATAGTTTTGTATTCTCAAATTATACCTTGGAGCGAGCTGACCGCAAGGGCGGTAAGCCTTAGTTTTCTCTTGCTTACCACATTGCTCGTTGGCATATTCTCCCATTATCTTTTTAGAAACCTCTCCCTTGCCACCCTATCCTCTCTTGTTTTCCTAACCTTTGGTAATGTGCTTTTTTTCTACGGCTTTCTTGGAGAGATTGATATTACCTTCACCTTTTTTGTATTTCTTGGCCTTTGCCTTCTTTACATATGGTGGAGCACGGGTTCAGAGGTTGTTGGTTTTTTAGCGGGCGTGGTTTTTGGTCTTGCCTTTTTACTCAAAGGTTTGCCTGCTTACGCCTTTATGGGTATTTCTGTTCTAACCCTTGCCCTCTATAGCAAAAGTTATGCGAAGGTTTTTAAACCAGATGCCCTTCTTGTATATACGCCCTCTCTTCTTATACCGCTTTTGTGGATAATTCAAACACCAGAGCCAATACAATACTTGGCAAACCTATGGAGAGAGAGCTTTAGCAGAGTAGAAGGAGATTTTTCAAGGCTAAGGCATATGCTCTTCTTCCCACTTGTAAATTTCAAAGATACGCTACCTTGGAGTTTTCTTTTCCCTTTGTCTTTGTATGTGGCAAGAAAAGACCTTGACTTTCCTCTACAGCTAAGAGCACTTCTCTTGCTTTTCATAGCCAACTACATTCCCTATTGGGTTTCCAACTCTGCAGGCAGATACATAATGCCACTTTATCCACTCTTGGCAATACTTTTTGCCTATTACGTTCATAAGGCTTTCAGGGTTGAAGCCTATAAGAGACTACTTTTTATTGTTCTCTCTGGAATAGTGATACTGAAATTTCTCCATAGCTTTTTCTTTTTCCCTTACGCAGAAAGCAGAGAAACTTCAAGAAAAAGAATTGCAGAGCGGATGGTAAAACTTATAGACCCCAAAAGTCCAATAGCCTGCGAATGTCCACAGGAGAAATCCGTGTGTTTATATATAGGTTTGTTGAAAGGCGAACCTCTGCAGTCGTTAGGGAAAAACAAGGATGCGGAGTATGTAGTTGCCTGTGGAGAATCAAAGGGTTTTAGTGTTGCGGAGTTTAAACTAAAGGATAAAACCATTCGTCTTGAAAGATTGGTGAAGTAG
- the gatA gene encoding Asp-tRNA(Asn)/Glu-tRNA(Gln) amidotransferase subunit GatA, giving the protein MLWKKSVIELTSLINKGELKPEEVVQSFYERFLETEDKVKAYILPLYERALEEAKSLKPSKENPLLGIPIAIKDNINVKGYPTTCASKILQGYISPYDATVIERLKRAGALVVGKTNMDEFAMGSSTEYSAFFPTRNPWDLERVPGGSSGGSAVAVAVSSAPLSLGSDTGGSIRQPASFCGVIGLKPTYGRVSRYGLVAFASSLDQIGPFGRRTEDVALLMEVISGHDPKDSTSSKRPVPKYTEELRKGVKGLRVGVVREFMQDGLEEGVRRAFENFLKEMEKEGMQVEEISLPHVKYAIPCYYIIAPSEASSNLARYDGVRFGYRTREYKDLFEMYAKTRDEGFGPEVKRRILLGTFALSAGYYDAYYLKAMKVRRLIAQDFEKAFERVDLIATPTSPTTAFKFGEKTSDPISMYLSDIFTVSVNLAGLPGISIPIGMSEGLPVGGQLIGKAFDEATLLRVSYWWEHVYKHYELEPKL; this is encoded by the coding sequence ATGTTGTGGAAAAAGTCGGTAATAGAGCTCACTTCCTTGATAAACAAGGGAGAGCTAAAACCAGAAGAGGTGGTCCAGAGCTTTTATGAAAGGTTTTTAGAAACAGAAGATAAGGTCAAGGCTTACATACTGCCACTTTATGAAAGAGCCCTTGAAGAGGCAAAAAGCCTCAAACCCTCTAAGGAAAACCCTCTACTTGGTATACCCATAGCCATAAAAGATAACATAAACGTAAAAGGCTATCCCACTACCTGTGCGTCAAAGATACTGCAAGGTTATATATCTCCCTATGACGCTACCGTTATAGAGAGGCTAAAGAGGGCAGGAGCTTTAGTGGTTGGAAAAACCAATATGGACGAGTTTGCCATGGGTTCTTCTACAGAGTATTCCGCCTTCTTCCCCACAAGGAATCCATGGGACTTGGAGAGAGTTCCCGGTGGCTCTTCTGGTGGCTCTGCGGTGGCGGTTGCAGTAAGCTCAGCACCCCTTTCTCTCGGTTCAGATACGGGAGGCTCTATTCGTCAACCAGCCAGCTTTTGTGGTGTTATTGGACTAAAGCCCACCTATGGAAGAGTTTCCAGGTATGGTCTTGTTGCCTTTGCCTCTTCCCTTGACCAGATAGGACCCTTTGGCAGACGTACAGAAGACGTTGCACTCCTTATGGAGGTCATATCTGGACATGACCCTAAAGATTCCACGAGCAGTAAAAGACCTGTTCCCAAGTATACGGAAGAGCTAAGAAAAGGTGTAAAGGGTCTAAGGGTGGGTGTAGTTAGAGAGTTTATGCAGGATGGGTTGGAGGAGGGTGTAAGAAGAGCTTTTGAAAACTTTCTCAAGGAGATGGAAAAGGAAGGCATGCAGGTAGAAGAAATCTCTCTCCCTCACGTAAAGTATGCCATACCTTGCTACTATATCATAGCACCCTCTGAGGCTTCCTCTAACCTTGCGCGTTATGATGGTGTCAGGTTTGGATACAGGACAAGGGAATACAAGGACCTTTTTGAAATGTATGCAAAGACCAGAGATGAAGGCTTTGGACCAGAGGTAAAGAGGAGAATACTTCTTGGCACCTTTGCCCTTTCCGCAGGGTATTATGATGCCTACTACCTTAAGGCTATGAAAGTGAGAAGGCTTATAGCACAGGATTTTGAAAAGGCTTTTGAAAGGGTAGACCTCATTGCCACACCCACAAGCCCCACAACCGCCTTCAAGTTCGGAGAAAAAACCTCAGACCCCATCTCTATGTATCTTTCAGACATTTTTACTGTAAGCGTAAACCTTGCAGGTCTTCCTGGCATCTCCATACCAATAGGCATGTCCGAAGGTCTTCCTGTGGGTGGACAGCTAATAGGGAAAGCCTTTGACGAGGCAACCCTCCTTAGAGTTTCCTATTGGTGGGAGCACGTATATAAGCACTACGAGCTTGAGCCAAAACTTTAG